The Leptospira neocaledonica DNA window GTGGGCGAAGTCTTCCATACCAAGGGACATAATAGAAATTGGGTCCTACCTCCGTCAAGCGGAGTAGCCGGAAATCTTAAAAACCGGCCTGGGATTTCCGTATCGAAATGTCAGAATTTCCCGAAGGCTTTCCCCTGCGAATCATAATGGGAAAAAATAATAAAATCTATCTTTTATAGAATGCTTCTCTAAGGCGATTCACCTAAGTCTAATCCGACTTATCTAAAAGACCCTCTTGAAGTAATTTCCACTACTTATGGATCGGAAAATATTTCAAAAATAAGAGAAAGCGGATGAAAGTTTAAGAAAACGATAAGGGAGAAGATACAATTTAGAAAATCGAAATAGACTTTAAAACGCGGATATTGTTTTTAATCTCTTCGAAAACAAAAATGCAAAAAGAAAATTCAATCAGCCTAAGAATTGCCAGCCGTTCCGATCTAGAAGAGCTTTCGGAATTATTCGACCTTTACCGTAAGTTTTACGGATTTACTTCCGATCTTGTTGGAGCCAAAAAGTTTCTAGAAGATAGACTTTTACATAAGGATTCCGTATTGATCGTTGCGGAAGGAGGAGAAGGATTACTAGGTTTTGCACAACTGTATCCTATCTTCTCTTCATTATCTTTAAAAAGAGATTATATACTCAACGATCTATATATTAGAGAAACGGAACGCAGAAAAGGAACCGCTAAAAAAATCCTGAAGGAAGTTGCAAATCATATTGTAGAGCACGGAGGTAAAGGAATGGGATTGGAAACTCATCCGGATAATCGCCACGCGAGACATTTATATGAACGTTTCGGCTTTAAGTTAGAAGAGGAGTTTTTGCATTATTACTGGGCCGCTCCCAAGGAAAAATAATTCTACTTAGGAAATTAGGTTACCTGAAAATTTTAATCGCAGGTAACCTATGCTTATAATCTCAACCTTTAGGAGGTAAAGGACCTAATTTATCCAGTAACATCTGGTTTACTAGATTCGGGTCTGCCTTTCCTTTGGAAACTTTCATTACATAACCTACGATTGCGCCTAGAGCCCTGTCCTTACCTGATTTGTATTTTTGGACAGCATCTTCGTTTGCTGCGATTGCCTCGTCTACGATCCTTTCGATCTCTTTATCGTCTCGAACTACGATCAGATTTTTTTCGGTTACGATGGTTTCAGGATCTTTGTCTGTTCCGAGCATTTCTTCGAAGACAGTTTTGCCGATCTTACCTGAAATTTTTCCATCCGCGATTAGTTTTACTAAGCCGCCGATTCTTTCCGGGCTAACTTTAAATTCGGAGATAGTAATACTTTCTTTATTAACAATTCCTAATACTTCGTCTTTGACCCAATTGGAGGTCTTTTTGGCGTCTCCGGAAACTTTGAGTGCACTTTCGTAATAATCAGCAATTTCTCTTTCCGCAGTTAGAACTTCTGCATCGTATTTAGGGAGTCCTAATTTTTCTACAAATCTGTCTCTTCTGGCATCAGGAAGTTCCGGAAGAGATTTGCGGATATTTTCTACCGTTTCTTTGCTCAGAATTACCGGAGGAAGGTCCGGATCCGGGAAATATCTATAATCATGGCTCATCTCTTTGGTTCTCATTGTGAGAGTTACATTAGAAGCGGAGTCCCAAAGTTTGGTTTGTTGTGGGAAAGTTTTTCCCTGAGTATACATATCTCTTTGCCATTCTACTTCGTAATCGATGGCAGCTTTAACCGCTTTGAATGAGTTTAAATTTTTAATCTCTACTCTTGTTCCGAATTTGTCCGAACCTTTCGGACGAATGGAAACGTTCGCGTCGCAACGAAGGGAACCTTCTTCCATATTACAATCAGAAACTCTAATATATCTAAGTACCGACTTGAGAGCTAAAAGATAATAGTATGCTTCGTCGGAAGAACGCATGTCCGGTTCGGAAACGATTTCGATCAAAGGAGTTCCTGCGCGGTTTAAGTCCACATAAGACTGAGGAATTTTAGGATCCGCGGAGTGTATTAATTTTCCGGCATCTTCTTCTATATGGATGCGTGTGAGGGTTACTGATCTAGGCTTGTCTTCTCCCTTAACGGTAAAAGAGATTTTGCCACCTTCGCAGATGGGTCTGTCGAATTGGGAAATTTGATAACCTTTGGGAAGATCCGGATAAAAATAATTTTTTCGATCAAACTTAGTGTGAAGAGTAATATTAGAGCCGAATGCCAAGCCCGCCATGATTGCTTTGGTCAAAGCTTCTTCGTTTAAGACAGGAAGAGAGCCGGGAAGTCCCAAACAAACTGAGGAAACCTGAGAATTAGGAGCTGCTCCGAACTTAGAAGGGCTATCGGAGAAAACTTTGGAATCCGTGTTTAATTGAGCGTGTACTTCCAAACCGATGATTACTTCGTATTCCATTAGGGCTCCCTTGCCTCAGTCTTCAAAAGACTCGGAAATTTATCCTTATCCTTGAAATTTTAGAGGCCTATGGAGTTATTCTTCCAAGAGGACCAGTACCGGCAACGGATTTTTGAATGAAACAAACTCTTTGTATAGCCAATCAAAAAGGAGGAGTGGGAAAAACTACCACATCTGTCCATCTTGCTGTAGGTCTTGCCAGAAAGGGAGAAAGGGTTTTACTCATAGACCTGGAT harbors:
- a CDS encoding GNAT family N-acetyltransferase — translated: MQKENSISLRIASRSDLEELSELFDLYRKFYGFTSDLVGAKKFLEDRLLHKDSVLIVAEGGEGLLGFAQLYPIFSSLSLKRDYILNDLYIRETERRKGTAKKILKEVANHIVEHGGKGMGLETHPDNRHARHLYERFGFKLEEEFLHYYWAAPKEK
- the gatB gene encoding Asp-tRNA(Asn)/Glu-tRNA(Gln) amidotransferase subunit GatB, which produces MEYEVIIGLEVHAQLNTDSKVFSDSPSKFGAAPNSQVSSVCLGLPGSLPVLNEEALTKAIMAGLAFGSNITLHTKFDRKNYFYPDLPKGYQISQFDRPICEGGKISFTVKGEDKPRSVTLTRIHIEEDAGKLIHSADPKIPQSYVDLNRAGTPLIEIVSEPDMRSSDEAYYYLLALKSVLRYIRVSDCNMEEGSLRCDANVSIRPKGSDKFGTRVEIKNLNSFKAVKAAIDYEVEWQRDMYTQGKTFPQQTKLWDSASNVTLTMRTKEMSHDYRYFPDPDLPPVILSKETVENIRKSLPELPDARRDRFVEKLGLPKYDAEVLTAEREIADYYESALKVSGDAKKTSNWVKDEVLGIVNKESITISEFKVSPERIGGLVKLIADGKISGKIGKTVFEEMLGTDKDPETIVTEKNLIVVRDDKEIERIVDEAIAANEDAVQKYKSGKDRALGAIVGYVMKVSKGKADPNLVNQMLLDKLGPLPPKG